In Devosia chinhatensis, the following are encoded in one genomic region:
- a CDS encoding NADH:ubiquinone oxidoreductase subunit NDUFA12 translates to MAKSGTKQFLSEIFSWWSGNTWGTRLWIKRFGAYVGSDEFGNRYYFDQKHNRRYVTYANGFADASAIPPGWHGWMHHRTDVTPADAKYEPRAWEKAHQPNLTGTAAAYRPDGSLLKKGERPRVSGDYEAWSPE, encoded by the coding sequence GTGGCAAAATCCGGCACCAAGCAGTTCCTGAGCGAAATCTTCTCCTGGTGGAGCGGCAATACCTGGGGCACGCGCCTCTGGATCAAGCGTTTCGGCGCCTATGTCGGGTCGGACGAGTTCGGCAACCGCTATTATTTCGACCAGAAGCACAATCGGCGCTACGTAACCTACGCCAATGGCTTCGCCGACGCCTCGGCCATCCCGCCCGGCTGGCACGGCTGGATGCATCACCGCACCGACGTTACTCCCGCCGATGCCAAATATGAGCCGCGCGCCTGGGAAAAGGCACACCAGCCGAACCTGACCGGCACTGCGGCGGCCTATCGCCCCGATGGCAGCCTGCTCAAAAAGGGTGAGCGTCCCCGCGTCAGCGGCGACTACGAGGCCTGGTCGCCTGAATAA
- a CDS encoding vitamin B12-dependent ribonucleotide reductase: MRIERRFTTANADRYGSIEFRSATSEIRNPDGSVVFKLDDIAVPTAWSQVATDIIAQKYFRKAGVAKVLKKVEENSVPSWLWRSVPDEAALAKMPEAERYGSEMDSRQVFDRLAGTWTYWGWKGGYFDSEDDARAFFDELAFMLATQRVAPNSPQWFNTGLHWAYGIDGPGQGHFYVDPFTHKLVQSKSAYEHPQPHACFIQSVDDDLVNENGIMDLWVREARLFKYGSGTGTNFSRLRGEGEKLSGGGKSSGLMSFLKIGDRAAGAIKSGGTTRRAAKMVVIDIDHPDIEQYINWKVKEEQKVAALVTGSKVVSKHLKAIMKAAVNCEGSGDDCFDVAKNPALKREVRAAKKALVPENYIFRVIQFARQGYTDLEFPIYDTDWDSEAYLTVSGQNSNNSVRVTDDFLNAVENDGDWDLIGRIKGNVTKTLKARDLWEQIGYAAWASADPGIQYHTTINEWHTSPAAGPIVASNPCSEYMFLDDTACNLCSVNLLPYRNKDSSFDTAAFEHTVRLWTVVLEISVMMAQFPSRAIAERSFEYRTLGIGYANIGGLLMTSGIPYDSAEGRAIAGAITAVMTGVSYATSAEMAKELGPFKDYKRNAKHMLRVIRNHRNAAHGNAAGYEELSINPVPLDHANVGDAALSERAKIAWDNALALGEKHGYRNAQVSVIAPTGTIGLVMDCDTTGIEPDFALVKFKKLAGGGYFKIINRAVPPALRTLGYSEDQIAEMEAYAVGHGNMNQAPGINPATLRTKGFSDDKIEALNAAMKSAFDIKFVFNQWTLGADFLKGLGVTDEQLNDFSFELLPFLGFSRKDIEAANIHVCGAMTLEGAPHLKDEHLPVFDCATPCGKIGKRYLSVESHILMMAAAQPFISGAISKTINMPNDATVEDAKNAYMLSWRLALKANALYRDGSKLSQPLNSSVLAAADDEDDEDQVEAIAALPAAARTEVVVERIVERLREREKMPDRRKGYTQKAVVGGHKVYVRTGEYDDGRLGEIFIDMHKEGAAFRAMMNNFAIAISLGLQYGVPLDEYVEAFTFTRFEPAGMVMGNDRIKNATSILDYVFRELAVSYLDRNDLAHVNPDSPTSLGKGVAEEQGARPAAPAPAPVPAERFVSRGMTRGKTANASLMLVPTAEAARYAPTAASTSTVTALRSATALKIDPAPTALNAAELNPIPNPPTRDAGLLRAEAQMKGYTGDQCTECNNFTMVRNGTCLKCDTCGTTTGCS, from the coding sequence ATGCGCATCGAACGTCGCTTCACGACCGCCAACGCCGACCGCTATGGCTCGATCGAATTCCGCTCTGCCACCAGTGAAATCCGCAATCCTGATGGTTCGGTAGTATTCAAGCTCGACGACATCGCCGTCCCCACAGCCTGGTCGCAGGTCGCCACCGACATCATCGCGCAGAAATATTTCCGCAAGGCCGGTGTGGCCAAGGTCCTGAAGAAGGTCGAGGAAAACTCCGTGCCGTCCTGGCTGTGGCGCTCCGTCCCCGACGAAGCAGCGCTCGCCAAGATGCCCGAAGCCGAACGCTACGGTTCCGAAATGGATTCGCGCCAGGTCTTTGACCGGCTGGCGGGCACCTGGACCTATTGGGGCTGGAAGGGCGGCTATTTCGACAGTGAAGACGATGCCCGCGCCTTCTTTGACGAGCTGGCCTTCATGCTCGCCACCCAGCGCGTCGCGCCCAATTCCCCGCAATGGTTCAATACCGGCCTCCACTGGGCCTATGGCATCGATGGTCCCGGTCAAGGCCACTTCTATGTCGACCCCTTCACGCACAAGCTCGTCCAGTCCAAGTCGGCCTACGAGCATCCCCAGCCGCACGCCTGCTTCATCCAGTCGGTGGACGATGACCTCGTCAACGAGAACGGCATCATGGACCTCTGGGTCCGTGAGGCGCGCCTGTTCAAGTATGGCTCGGGCACCGGCACCAATTTCTCCCGTCTGCGTGGCGAAGGCGAAAAGCTCTCCGGCGGCGGCAAGTCCTCGGGCCTTATGAGCTTTCTCAAGATCGGCGACCGCGCTGCCGGCGCCATCAAGTCGGGCGGCACCACGCGTCGCGCCGCCAAGATGGTCGTGATCGACATCGACCATCCCGATATCGAGCAATACATCAACTGGAAGGTGAAGGAGGAGCAGAAGGTCGCCGCTCTCGTCACCGGGTCCAAGGTTGTATCCAAGCATCTCAAGGCCATCATGAAGGCCGCCGTGAACTGCGAAGGTTCGGGCGATGATTGCTTCGACGTGGCCAAGAACCCCGCGCTCAAGCGCGAAGTGCGCGCGGCCAAGAAGGCCCTGGTGCCGGAAAACTACATCTTCCGCGTCATCCAGTTCGCCCGCCAGGGCTATACCGATCTTGAATTCCCCATCTACGACACCGATTGGGATAGCGAGGCCTACCTCACCGTTTCGGGCCAGAACTCGAACAACTCGGTGCGCGTGACCGACGATTTCCTCAATGCCGTCGAGAATGATGGCGACTGGGACCTGATCGGCCGCATCAAGGGCAATGTCACCAAGACGCTAAAGGCCAGGGACCTCTGGGAACAGATCGGTTACGCGGCCTGGGCCTCCGCCGATCCCGGCATCCAGTACCACACGACCATCAATGAGTGGCACACCAGCCCCGCTGCCGGCCCGATCGTGGCGTCCAATCCGTGCTCGGAATATATGTTCCTCGATGACACGGCCTGCAATCTCTGCTCGGTCAACCTGCTGCCCTATCGCAACAAGGACTCGTCCTTCGACACCGCTGCCTTTGAACACACCGTCCGCCTCTGGACCGTCGTGCTCGAAATCTCGGTGATGATGGCCCAGTTCCCGTCGCGCGCCATTGCCGAGCGCTCCTTCGAATACCGCACCCTGGGCATCGGCTACGCCAATATCGGCGGCCTGCTGATGACCTCGGGCATTCCCTATGACAGTGCCGAGGGCCGCGCCATTGCCGGTGCCATCACCGCCGTCATGACCGGCGTCAGCTACGCCACCTCGGCCGAAATGGCCAAGGAGCTCGGCCCCTTCAAGGATTACAAGCGCAACGCCAAGCACATGCTGCGCGTCATCCGCAATCATCGCAATGCCGCCCATGGCAATGCCGCCGGCTATGAAGAGCTCAGCATCAATCCCGTGCCGCTGGACCATGCCAATGTCGGTGATGCCGCCTTGTCCGAGCGCGCAAAAATCGCCTGGGACAACGCCCTGGCGCTGGGCGAAAAGCACGGCTATCGCAACGCCCAGGTCTCGGTGATCGCGCCTACCGGCACGATCGGCCTCGTCATGGATTGCGACACCACCGGCATCGAGCCCGATTTTGCCCTGGTCAAGTTCAAGAAGCTGGCTGGCGGCGGCTACTTCAAGATCATCAACCGCGCCGTGCCCCCGGCCCTGCGCACCCTGGGCTATTCCGAAGACCAGATCGCCGAGATGGAAGCCTATGCCGTGGGCCACGGCAACATGAACCAGGCGCCGGGCATCAATCCCGCAACGCTCCGCACCAAGGGCTTTTCGGACGACAAGATCGAGGCGCTCAATGCCGCGATGAAGTCGGCCTTCGACATCAAGTTCGTCTTCAACCAGTGGACGCTGGGCGCCGATTTCCTCAAGGGCCTGGGTGTCACCGACGAGCAGCTCAATGATTTCTCCTTCGAGCTGCTGCCGTTCCTGGGCTTCTCCAGGAAGGACATCGAGGCCGCCAATATCCATGTCTGCGGCGCCATGACCCTCGAAGGCGCGCCGCATCTCAAGGACGAGCATCTGCCCGTCTTCGATTGCGCCACCCCCTGCGGCAAGATCGGCAAGCGCTACCTCTCGGTCGAATCGCACATCCTGATGATGGCGGCTGCCCAGCCGTTCATTTCCGGCGCGATCTCCAAGACCATCAACATGCCCAACGACGCCACCGTCGAGGACGCCAAGAACGCCTACATGCTGTCCTGGCGCCTGGCGCTCAAGGCCAACGCGCTCTACCGCGATGGCTCCAAGCTCAGCCAGCCGCTCAATTCCTCCGTGCTCGCCGCCGCTGACGACGAGGATGACGAGGACCAGGTCGAGGCCATCGCCGCCCTGCCCGCCGCCGCGCGCACGGAAGTCGTGGTCGAGCGCATCGTCGAGCGCCTGCGCGAACGCGAGAAAATGCCGGATCGCCGCAAGGGCTATACCCAGAAGGCGGTCGTGGGTGGCCACAAGGTCTATGTCCGCACCGGTGAATATGACGATGGTCGCCTGGGCGAGATCTTCATCGACATGCACAAGGAAGGCGCCGCCTTCCGCGCGATGATGAACAATTTCGCCATCGCCATCTCGCTGGGCCTGCAATATGGCGTGCCGCTGGACGAATATGTGGAGGCCTTCACCTTCACCCGCTTCGAGCCGGCCGGCATGGTCATGGGCAATGATCGCATCAAGAACGCCACGTCGATCCTCGACTATGTGTTCCGCGAGCTGGCCGTGTCCTATCTGGACCGGAACGACCTGGCCCATGTGAACCCGGACAGCCCGACTTCGCTCGGCAAGGGCGTTGCCGAGGAGCAGGGTGCGCGCCCCGCGGCGCCTGCCCCCGCCCCGGTGCCCGCCGAGCGCTTTGTCTCCCGCGGCATGACCCGCGGCAAGACGGCCAATGCCTCGCTGATGCTGGTCCCCACCGCCGAAGCCGCCCGCTACGCCCCCACGGCCGCGAGCACGTCGACGGTGACCGCCCTGCGCAGCGCCACGGCCCTCAAGATCGACCCTGCCCCGACGGCCCTCAACGCCGCCGAGCTCAACCCCATCCCCAACCCGCCGACCCGCGACGCCGGCCTCCTGCGCGCCGAAGCCCAGATGAAAGGCTATACCGGCGACCAATGCACCGAGTGCAACAACTTCACGATGGTCCGAAACGGCACCTGCCTGAAGTGCGACACCTGCGGGACGACGACCGGGTGTAGTTAA
- a CDS encoding DUF2971 domain-containing protein, which produces MAEENNLPQVFQTTDDIGQFEAANNALLGIGAKIISDLVAPQSPTFGLFHYTSSDGFKGIIESNSIRLSDCFFLNDGSEVHYSNQLLWKEIEKFSDAHASKRIKGAAEYIRNQVTQVAISYRPVIFCLSSRPNLLNQWRDYGRDVVPYCVQFQPEALLSPDWSFSCSLFPMTYEENTQESIIKTLIESIMDAYFSNSRPFIHDSTQSTLFNTIVHEIWNVLVQFKHPAFEAEQEWRLASYSSWLDGQSVKFRTSTLGIVPYYARTPRIGTRLPITKVWVGPSPWGRVSQQALDIFLGANGYEVETEASDIPAR; this is translated from the coding sequence ATGGCCGAAGAGAACAATTTGCCGCAAGTCTTTCAAACAACAGACGACATTGGACAATTTGAAGCGGCAAATAACGCCTTGCTCGGCATTGGAGCAAAAATAATCTCGGACTTGGTTGCACCGCAGTCACCTACATTTGGACTTTTCCATTACACATCGAGCGATGGCTTTAAGGGAATTATTGAAAGTAATTCAATAAGGCTATCAGACTGTTTCTTCCTTAACGACGGTTCCGAAGTACATTATTCAAATCAACTGCTTTGGAAAGAGATTGAGAAGTTCTCTGACGCTCATGCCAGTAAGCGCATAAAAGGCGCTGCTGAGTATATCCGCAATCAGGTGACGCAAGTCGCTATTAGCTACCGCCCGGTAATTTTCTGTTTGAGTAGCCGACCAAATTTGCTCAATCAGTGGCGCGATTACGGAAGAGACGTGGTCCCATATTGCGTCCAATTTCAGCCGGAGGCATTGTTATCTCCGGATTGGAGTTTTTCTTGCTCTCTCTTTCCGATGACCTATGAAGAAAACACGCAAGAAAGTATTATCAAAACGCTAATTGAGAGCATAATGGACGCGTATTTCAGTAACAGCCGACCATTCATTCATGATTCTACACAGTCGACTTTATTTAATACGATTGTCCATGAGATATGGAATGTACTTGTTCAGTTTAAGCATCCTGCATTTGAGGCTGAGCAAGAATGGAGATTGGCTTCGTATTCCAGCTGGCTGGATGGCCAAAGCGTCAAGTTTAGAACCAGCACGCTGGGCATCGTACCATACTATGCGCGCACACCGAGGATAGGTACGCGCTTGCCAATTACTAAAGTCTGGGTTGGACCCTCTCCTTGGGGGCGCGTGTCTCAACAGGCGCTTGATATCTTTCTTGGCGCAAACGGATATGAAGTAGAGACGGAAGCATCCGACATTCCAGCACGTTAA
- a CDS encoding AAA family ATPase has protein sequence MPHPVYLIEGVSGSGKTSVATELERRGYAVVHGDRVLAYQGDPQTGAPIPTERRSSDPAFINTHHIWDAARVRAIIADPARPVTFFCGASRNRAHFVDLFDAVFLLEADWPTLERRLAARVDEWGSEPGERALVARLHATREDLPDNAMSIDATRPLAKVVDAILAHCGLPSACGAKNLSSSG, from the coding sequence ATGCCCCACCCCGTCTATCTCATCGAAGGCGTTTCCGGCTCCGGCAAGACCTCCGTCGCCACCGAGCTGGAACGGCGCGGCTATGCGGTGGTGCATGGCGATCGTGTGCTGGCCTATCAGGGCGATCCGCAGACCGGCGCGCCGATCCCGACCGAGCGCCGCTCGTCCGATCCGGCCTTCATCAACACCCACCACATCTGGGACGCGGCCCGCGTCCGGGCCATCATTGCCGACCCGGCCCGGCCAGTCACCTTCTTCTGCGGCGCCTCGCGCAATCGGGCGCATTTCGTCGATCTCTTCGATGCCGTCTTCCTGCTCGAAGCCGATTGGCCGACGCTCGAGCGCCGCCTCGCCGCCCGGGTCGACGAATGGGGGTCCGAGCCCGGGGAGCGGGCGCTGGTGGCAAGGCTCCACGCCACGCGCGAAGACCTGCCCGACAATGCCATGTCCATCGATGCCACCCGGCCGCTGGCGAAAGTCGTCGACGCCATTCTCGCCCATTGCGGCTTGCCGTCGGCATGCGGCGCAAAAAACTTATCCTCGTCTGGATAG
- a CDS encoding arylesterase produces MGSRWWQAAIGAMAVSGMLAATGPLAAAERPTILLYGDSLLAGFGLSADSAFLGQLQAALAAEGVEADLVNASVSGDTTADGLARLDWTLGEPPDAVMLGLGANDMLQGLSPQTARANLETMMDRFAALDLPVLLLGMKANRGLGGDYVAAFDAIYPELAAEYGALLYPFFLEGVAFDPQMNQADGMHPNAAGVARIVAAVTPYVVELVKAVEAR; encoded by the coding sequence GTGGGTTCAAGATGGTGGCAGGCGGCCATTGGCGCAATGGCGGTGAGCGGAATGCTGGCAGCGACGGGACCTTTGGCCGCGGCCGAGCGGCCCACTATCCTGCTCTACGGTGACTCCCTGCTGGCCGGATTTGGCCTTTCCGCAGATTCTGCGTTTCTGGGACAATTGCAGGCGGCCCTTGCGGCCGAGGGCGTCGAGGCGGATCTGGTCAATGCCAGCGTGTCGGGCGACACCACGGCCGATGGGCTGGCGCGGCTGGACTGGACGCTGGGCGAGCCGCCCGATGCGGTGATGCTGGGCCTGGGCGCCAATGACATGCTGCAGGGCCTGTCACCGCAGACGGCCCGCGCCAATCTGGAAACCATGATGGACCGCTTTGCGGCGCTCGACCTGCCGGTGCTGCTGCTGGGCATGAAGGCCAATCGCGGACTGGGCGGGGATTACGTGGCCGCATTCGATGCCATCTATCCCGAACTGGCGGCAGAATACGGCGCTCTGCTCTATCCGTTCTTTCTCGAGGGCGTGGCGTTCGACCCGCAGATGAACCAGGCCGATGGCATGCATCCCAACGCGGCCGGGGTGGCGCGGATCGTGGCGGCCGTCACGCCCTATGTGGTGGAGCTGGTGAAAGCGGTCGAAGCCCGCTGA
- a CDS encoding ABC transporter ATP-binding protein has translation MTDSIARLEGMNLKLTSGGKPLHILRDITFAIRPGEVVSVVGPSGSGKTSLLMVLGGLEKASDGQVEIGGTALVGLGEDRLADMRRANIGILFQNFHLIPSMTALENVALALEIAFDDLPVAEIRDRARAALAEVGLSERETHLPSALSGGEQQRVGLARAIVTQPRLLLADEPTGNLDQETAAAAIELLFGLARRNTMAVLLITHDNTLAQRADRCMRMDRGVLTELVQAAP, from the coding sequence ATGACCGACAGCATCGCCCGTCTAGAGGGCATGAACCTCAAGCTGACCTCGGGCGGCAAGCCCCTGCATATCCTTCGGGACATCACGTTTGCGATACGCCCCGGCGAAGTCGTCTCGGTCGTCGGCCCCTCGGGCAGCGGCAAGACCAGCCTGCTCATGGTTCTGGGCGGGCTCGAAAAGGCCAGCGATGGCCAGGTCGAAATCGGCGGCACCGCGCTGGTCGGGCTTGGCGAGGATCGCCTGGCCGATATGCGCCGCGCCAATATCGGCATCCTGTTCCAGAACTTTCATCTCATCCCCTCGATGACTGCGCTCGAGAATGTCGCGCTCGCCCTCGAGATTGCCTTCGACGATCTCCCCGTCGCCGAAATCCGCGACCGGGCCCGCGCCGCCCTGGCCGAGGTCGGGCTGTCCGAGCGCGAAACGCACTTGCCCAGCGCCCTGTCCGGGGGCGAGCAGCAGCGCGTCGGCCTCGCCCGTGCCATCGTCACCCAGCCCCGACTGCTGCTTGCCGACGAGCCGACCGGCAATCTCGATCAGGAAACCGCCGCCGCCGCCATCGAATTGCTGTTCGGCCTTGCCCGCCGCAATACCATGGCCGTCTTGCTCATCACCCACGACAACACCCTCGCCCAGCGCGCCGACCGCTGCATGCGCATGGATCGCGGCGTCCTGACCGAACTCGTGCAGGCGGCACCATGA
- a CDS encoding ABC transporter permease yields MSRLANWLRVALIDLRGTARRFTLLVACLALGVAAIGTVSAVRSSVEAAIARDARMILGGDLELRSQGRDIDPSILTALAERGTVSRETEISAQASANGRSAFLSLRAVTDAYPLVGAVTLSDPAGPADLAALLAPDDGRFGIVLAQQASLRLGISVGDVLRIGNADFILRGIIDTLPDQAAAGFQVGAPALVLREALAPAGLREEGVLSQFRYKVLLADGDIEAARAALETQFPDADVQIRSPEQATATIARFIGVFGNFMLLVALSSMVVGGLGAANAVSAYIGERQGAIATMRSLGAKGPRILFHFLVQIALLSLLAVAIGLIVVAIATLALLPLLSGLIDIDLPARLDASSMLVSGAIGFVTAMLFSWVPLLQARSIRPALLFRSGTSAALSGLPWRRVLAPATALPLLAGFAALFGLTLLVADDMRLVAIYFVSAILAFGLLRAAAATLRWALTLMPTPSNRLLRQAISAILRPGAPTTTVLVSMGMGLSLLLLIVTTQSNINRQIATEVSADIPDFVMLDMDRTQRDALEAFAAARPEVDSIATIPMLRGTVTEVKGAPAPSSDAVPRDIAEVFRGDTTLTWSAALPANAVIDEGEWWPQDYSGQPLVSLSADLRNALDLTPGDTVTISISGRPLTMTIANFRRVDPRSPDFNFRIIASPGLIESAPQTYFATVKASKDQAPRVEAGLIAALPDLRFVPVGEALARVQTVFDALTNAIALVSGTAVIAGILVLSGALSVGRQQREADAVVMKVLGARRSYVISAFLIEYALLGAIAALIAGGLALAGSWAAATFLLDIGFSPAPLQLVLLAIAIVVVTTATGAATTWSAMSTRPADRLREEG; encoded by the coding sequence ATGAGCCGGCTTGCGAATTGGCTGCGGGTCGCCCTTATCGACCTGCGTGGAACGGCGCGGCGCTTCACCCTGCTGGTCGCCTGCCTTGCCCTGGGCGTCGCCGCCATCGGCACCGTCAGCGCCGTTCGCAGCAGCGTTGAAGCCGCCATCGCCCGCGATGCAAGGATGATCCTGGGCGGCGATCTGGAATTGCGGTCCCAGGGCCGGGACATCGACCCCTCCATCCTGACCGCCCTGGCCGAGCGCGGCACGGTCAGTCGCGAGACCGAGATCAGCGCTCAGGCCAGTGCCAATGGCCGCTCGGCCTTCCTGTCCCTGCGTGCCGTCACCGATGCCTATCCGCTGGTGGGCGCCGTCACCCTTTCCGATCCGGCCGGCCCCGCCGACCTCGCCGCCCTTCTCGCCCCTGACGACGGGCGCTTCGGTATCGTGCTCGCCCAGCAGGCCAGCTTGCGGCTGGGCATATCGGTTGGCGATGTCCTACGCATCGGCAATGCCGATTTTATCCTGCGTGGCATCATCGACACCCTGCCCGATCAGGCTGCCGCCGGCTTCCAGGTCGGCGCCCCGGCCCTGGTTCTGCGCGAAGCCCTCGCCCCTGCCGGTCTGCGCGAAGAAGGCGTACTCAGCCAGTTCCGCTACAAGGTCCTGCTTGCCGATGGCGACATCGAGGCGGCCCGCGCCGCTCTCGAGACGCAATTCCCGGACGCCGATGTGCAGATCCGCTCGCCCGAGCAGGCAACCGCCACCATCGCCCGCTTCATCGGCGTGTTCGGCAATTTCATGCTGCTGGTCGCCCTGTCGTCCATGGTCGTGGGCGGCCTCGGCGCAGCCAACGCTGTATCCGCCTATATCGGCGAGCGGCAGGGCGCCATCGCCACCATGCGGTCGCTGGGCGCCAAGGGACCGCGCATCCTGTTCCATTTTCTGGTGCAGATCGCGCTCCTGTCTCTGCTCGCGGTCGCCATTGGCCTCATCGTCGTGGCCATCGCGACGCTGGCCCTGCTGCCGCTGCTTTCAGGCCTCATCGACATCGACCTGCCTGCCCGGCTCGACGCCTCCTCGATGCTGGTGTCCGGGGCCATCGGCTTCGTGACGGCCATGCTGTTTTCTTGGGTACCTCTGCTCCAGGCCCGCTCCATACGCCCGGCCCTGCTCTTCCGCTCCGGCACCTCGGCCGCTCTTTCCGGCCTGCCCTGGCGTCGTGTCCTGGCGCCAGCCACTGCGTTGCCTCTGCTCGCCGGCTTTGCGGCCCTCTTCGGGCTGACGCTGCTCGTCGCCGACGACATGCGGCTGGTCGCGATCTACTTCGTCAGCGCTATTCTGGCTTTCGGCCTGCTGAGGGCTGCAGCCGCTACCTTGCGCTGGGCCCTCACGCTTATGCCCACGCCCTCCAATCGGCTCCTCCGACAGGCCATCTCGGCCATCCTCCGGCCCGGCGCGCCAACCACCACGGTGCTCGTGTCCATGGGCATGGGTCTCTCGCTACTTCTCCTCATCGTCACGACTCAGTCCAACATCAACCGGCAGATCGCCACCGAGGTCTCGGCGGACATACCGGATTTCGTCATGCTTGATATGGACAGGACGCAGCGCGATGCTTTGGAGGCTTTTGCGGCCGCCCGGCCCGAAGTGGACAGCATCGCCACGATTCCGATGCTGCGCGGCACCGTCACCGAGGTAAAAGGCGCGCCGGCTCCCAGCAGCGACGCGGTGCCGCGCGACATCGCCGAAGTGTTCCGCGGCGACACCACTTTGACGTGGTCGGCAGCGCTTCCCGCAAATGCCGTCATCGACGAAGGCGAGTGGTGGCCGCAGGACTATTCCGGCCAGCCCCTCGTATCGCTGAGTGCCGATTTGCGCAACGCGCTCGATCTTACCCCCGGCGATACCGTCACAATTTCCATCTCGGGTCGGCCGCTGACGATGACAATCGCCAACTTCCGGCGCGTCGATCCCCGTAGCCCCGATTTCAATTTCAGGATCATCGCCTCTCCCGGGCTGATTGAAAGCGCGCCCCAAACCTATTTCGCTACCGTCAAAGCCAGCAAAGATCAGGCACCGCGCGTCGAAGCCGGACTTATCGCCGCGCTGCCGGATCTCCGCTTCGTGCCGGTGGGGGAAGCCCTGGCCCGCGTGCAGACCGTTTTCGATGCCCTCACCAACGCCATTGCGCTGGTCAGCGGCACTGCCGTTATTGCCGGTATTCTCGTTCTCTCCGGTGCCCTCAGCGTCGGCCGGCAACAACGCGAAGCCGATGCCGTGGTGATGAAGGTGCTCGGCGCGCGCCGTTCCTACGTCATCTCGGCCTTCCTGATTGAATATGCGCTGCTTGGCGCCATTGCCGCCCTAATCGCCGGCGGCCTTGCCCTCGCCGGCTCCTGGGCTGCCGCTACCTTCCTTCTCGATATCGGATTTTCGCCAGCCCCGCTCCAACTGGTGCTGCTGGCCATTGCCATAGTCGTCGTGACGACGGCGACCGGCGCGGCCACCACATGGTCTGCCATGTCGACACGCCCGGCCGACCGGCTCCGAGAAGAGGGCTGA
- a CDS encoding LysR substrate-binding domain-containing protein yields the protein MPQFLPSLASLRSFEASARLESFSKAARELNLTQAAISQQIRLLEDRVGGALFTREARKVALTELGRLYLGLTVDALRSMESAFETARALSRPDALVLKTTPTFAAYWLLPRLQRFHDLWPHASLTITAVEPGGNFESVGDMVITTGQEFQWRGFRSAKLFDIDLVAVASPAVVQRTDLGRFLAGQTDSIIHTIRRLDDWSLWCRGAGVPAFTLDRGTILFNSALSYAAAEKGLGIVIAEEAMIADQLIDHALVRVHSARVKTGRGYYLIEPQDRARRPIVSAFAEWVHAEMASNEAKLNEARVLG from the coding sequence ATGCCTCAGTTCCTGCCCTCGCTCGCCAGCCTCCGCTCCTTTGAAGCCAGTGCGCGGCTTGAAAGTTTTTCCAAGGCAGCGCGCGAACTTAACCTGACGCAGGCCGCGATCAGCCAGCAAATCCGACTGCTGGAGGACCGGGTCGGCGGAGCGTTGTTCACCCGCGAGGCACGCAAGGTTGCCTTGACGGAACTGGGCCGGCTTTACCTCGGACTCACCGTCGACGCCCTGCGCAGCATGGAGAGCGCCTTCGAAACGGCACGCGCACTGTCGCGCCCCGATGCGCTGGTGCTCAAAACCACGCCGACCTTCGCCGCCTACTGGCTGCTGCCCAGGCTGCAGCGTTTCCACGATCTCTGGCCGCATGCCAGCCTCACCATCACTGCCGTCGAGCCGGGAGGAAATTTCGAGAGCGTCGGCGACATGGTGATCACCACCGGTCAGGAATTTCAGTGGCGCGGCTTTCGCAGTGCCAAGCTGTTCGACATCGACCTCGTTGCCGTCGCTTCGCCCGCCGTGGTGCAGCGCACCGATCTGGGGCGCTTCCTGGCCGGGCAGACGGACAGCATCATCCACACGATCCGGCGGCTGGATGATTGGAGCCTGTGGTGTCGTGGCGCCGGCGTGCCCGCGTTTACCCTCGATCGCGGGACGATCCTGTTCAATTCTGCGCTGTCCTATGCCGCCGCCGAGAAGGGGCTGGGCATCGTCATCGCCGAGGAGGCCATGATTGCCGATCAGCTGATCGACCATGCGCTGGTGCGGGTCCATTCGGCCCGGGTGAAAACAGGGCGCGGTTATTACCTTATCGAGCCGCAGGACCGGGCCCGGAGGCCCATCGTGAGCGCCTTTGCCGAGTGGGTGCATGCCGAAATGGCCAGCAATGAGGCAAAGTTGAACGAGGCTCGAGTGCTGGGCTGA